Below is a window of Ostrinia nubilalis chromosome W, ilOstNubi1.1, whole genome shotgun sequence DNA.
ATTGCTTGTATACAAATTAAACTCGTCCCAGTTAtcataaatataattaactatTGAAGTTCGTAGTAATTGTGTTTGATCCAAATTAGTGGAATTGTAAATAGAAAACGCTATTGCATGAAATAAACAACTTCCATCTGGAGGCATAGGAACTATAtgatgtaaaatattattttcattgacGATTAATGCAATTGTAGCCATAATTGTATCTTTGCAAAATTTTGCAATTGATAAACAAAGCtgaagtaaacaaaataaacgaGAAATTGTCGCAAATTTTACTAATTTCGGTACACATGCGAACAGCATCTAGGCGCTCGTGCGTATGGCGCACGGTTGCCGCTCGCTGTGCCGCGATACCCCTTCCCTTGACCAACCGCCTGCCTTCGCGCCCGCGGGCGGCTAGTGCTTgcgcgttcgttcgttcgttcttaTATTGTGTGCCTGgcatagtggcatacatttagtatggaggctgaaaacattgacttttcggatagatccagttaattctgtaacctattactgatatcgtttgaaagagcttgtgaagcactttcaggatcagtaatcagtttttcgatatcttgtgtagtttagaaataatcgaatgagatcacttatcgtttccaccctgtataacgttgcttcgtgccgaatttcaagactctgagttcacgggaagtaccttgtaggttttgattccctagcgtgtgacggaaattcatctaaggtgtcggtataaactgctgtatcttttgatcgcgttaacttagaagtttgatttactgcttaaagggacaatagacctaggtatttggtataattttcaatttgatacctttattcgttcgtgagaaataaggtagtaagtttcattttttcCGTCGTACAATCTCAAGAGATCCAGCCCTGATGAAAGTCGTTATCCCGGACGAGGAGTTGTAGGGCTGGGGTTCTCAAGAGAAACTTCAGCTTTCAGTTTCGTGAAAAAACACCGtttatttccaataaatttAGCGGAGCACACCTGCACGCCATGGCAGTTGGGACGAGAGAGAGCAGGGGTGAGACAGTTCCTAACATTGTCAAATTTTCAGGCGTTTTTGTGAAAAAGCGACATCTATGATAACCATCCAaaaacaaatagttattttGTGCCTCAACAGATGGCGATATTATCGTTAGAgcataattttgtaattaaaattattgaaaattggttaaaagttaaatttttattattaaatgattttacttAGAAGATAAAATCATATTTACTttcatttgtaaatatttatgcagGTCAGAAATCAATCCATTAAATGCAGCCAAACGCCCCAAATCAACAACGTCACAAAATGGCGACAGCTCCTACGTGTGCGCATGTTTGTAGTTTTCGCTCCATTTTTGTGCTTTTCTTCTGGAAATTAATCCGCTGATCCGCGTTGAGTTGAGTCCTCTCCTCCGTTGTGAAGTGTGTGTGTACAATTTCCGAAGTTATTGTGTGATTCAGTGCAATTGTTTTTGTGCGACCCGGACGCTTCGATTGTGCTGTTTCTTTGCGATATAGACGCTTGTAGTTTCTTAACAAATAGTATCATGCCTAAACGATGTGTATTTGGATGTCCATACAGTAAGTACCTATCATCAACAGCATCATAATCAATCAATCTCAATCCTAATCCGTCCTTTTAACTGTCAAAGAAGGCCGGCTGGCCCGGTCCGGTTAACCTAGCCTACATAACCTAAAAGGAATACTTTtgcagatttttgttttttgtcataaatcacCTTAAAAGGTGTGAAGATTGAAATCGCTCCATTACACTTAACACCGGAAAAACGCGTAAGCTAAAAACCTAATAATTAAATGTGCTAAAACCAACATCAAAACTTAGCAAGTGCATAGACTTACTAGGATTTAAAATGGTTAATGTGAATTAATAGAGGTGAAATGCTACtttagtttaaatattatttcgatATCTGTTGGCTGACACCTGATAACAATATCAAAATCTGGGAACTACATAATTCATATTAGATGGAAACTGATTCatattagattttgatttttacttatgataacaaattaatttttagTGTTGGCACAACATGCAATTTTTAactattaaatatatttttttatcccaTAAAGTATACTTCAGTAACTAATCTTCAATATAAACATCGGAAGCTATCCAAATCATTAAGCATCTTATCAGGGCCAATGAAAATGCGGTTTGCATTGTGGTTTGGTTTGCCCGAGAGTTGCAAAAATTCATCAACTTCTGACTGTAACGAGTACTTCTCCTTTCAATCTGTTTCTTcttacaatattaataattacctacattaaaaCTTCGAAAACCGTAaatattttgaccaaaaacatattgAAATTTTACACTTGACGTAAGGATTTGGAGATTATATACATATAGAAAACTGGCATGTCCACTACCTAGTAAATTATCCTTAATATTATTTGTGTACAAAATGCCTAAgccattacattattatttttagaatgattgattataaatactgtttttatagtataatattaaattaaacatatATCAGCTTCATGTAGATTCACTTAAAATTAAAGATCGACTTGTAATGATGCCCATCACATCAATCTTTTATAGATCATTAGATctacagaaaaaaatatcatttaataTTAATCACTAGGATTTCAACTCTTTTAATCCTATTcaaatttcattttcaaaatattacTTTCTTTCCAGCAAAGCCCTATCACCAATTTCCACATCCGGAAAGGAATCCTGACCGTTTCAAGGCTTGGGTTCATATTGCTGGTGGGAAGTTGGATAGTGAAGAGGATTATGAACTGTACAGGAAGAAAGTTGTCTGTGATATTCATTTCACTGAAAAGGATAAGAACCGTAATAACCGGTTAAATTTTCTAGCAGTTCCATCACTTCATCTTCCTGGTAAGATTTACCTGATAAAGTTccacaaaaaagtatttaagtacttatgtttatatccgttgtctagtacccatagtacaagctttgcttagtttgggactagtggtgcagtgtaaaatgtccaaggatatttatttatttaaatctattaatagaatagaatagaatagaatagaaagttgTTTATTTCCCTGGTTTATATGTTACATTATAGATCCACAGGCCAGTGGTGTGTTCAACCTATGGGTGTGTCAGCTACTTACAGTCTACTTATGTTTGTCTGAAAGATCTGTATAAGTGTCGTGTAATGCGTGCTTTGTGCTTATTAGTGTgtagttacaaaataaatttatataattttataatgttgTTTCGTATTGTCCTATCCTTAACTATAATCTATGGGGACGAGGAGCAGTTGCTCGCTTGCTGAGCAGCCGACTCCTGTCTTTTTTTggtacataatttatttcacCTAATCTAGTGTTAGTCAGGAGAGGATTGTGTTGTCCGTATCTGAAATAGGCGTCTCCAGGGGTCTCTAGATCCTCGATGTGCATTTCGCCAAGTCGGCGCAGCATGTCCTCATTCAGATCTTGTGCACGAAGGTGCCATGGATCCCAGTCTAGCATATCCCAGAGAATTGCGGTCTCTAGATGTCTTGGGAACTGTCCTGCTGTCTTGAGGGCCAATCGATATTGGCGttcaatttttaacaaattgctCTTACTGTAACGTGAGAGCAGTTGTACCACGCCGTAATCCAGTATGGGAAGTAGGCAGGCCTGAATGACGGCAAGTTTCACCGTCAGATCCGTCTTGGCGTGCCAACCTATTATAGGGGCCAGCGCACTGCGTGTTCGTCGCGCCTTCTGGACGACGTAATCCGTCTGTTTGCCCATGGTCATGGTCTTGTCTAGGTGTACGCCCAGATATTTTATGCTGTTTTTGTATTTGATTACCTCGCCTTTGATTCGTATGGTTTTGCAGTAGTTTCTTTTGTGAGTGAACATGGCACACTCCGTTTTGTCTACGTTACACTTTAGCCCCCAGCGGCGGTAGAAGTTGATGACGGTGTCTGCGGCCCACCCCGCACGTGTCGTCGCGCAGTTTGGGTCGGGAGATCTGTTGATGATGCACAGGTCGTCAGCGTATTGTGAGAGCTTGAGTCCGCGGATGTGGTCTCGTTTGTCCCAAACGTCATGTACATATAGGTTGAAAATGACCGGCCCCAGTATAGAGCCCTGGGGAACTCCATGAGGTACCGGTTTCTCTTTGCCGTTTGTGGTTCTGAAGCGACCGTAGGTTTTTCGACCGCTGAGGTAATTCTCAATTACTTTTATGATGTTATTCGGGACGTCTGCTATTTGAAGCTTCTTCGTTAGACCTTCGTGGTTAATAGAGTCGAAAGCCTTCGAGAGATCTGTCGATACCATGGCCACGCTCTCTTTTGCTTCCAACGCATCCGTTATGAACTTGCCTGTGCGAAGAATCTGAGTGCCTGTACCTCTATGCTTGGTAAAACCGTGTTGGAATGGTGGTTGGAGTCTGTCGGTTGGTCTGTCGTAGGCGTGACAGAAGAAGGCACTCATACAATTTACCCATGATGTTTAGTAGGGTGATTGGTCGGTATGATTTGGCGTCCCGATGATTCTTGCCTGCTTTATGTAGGAAGATGCACTCTCCGATTTTCCACCTGTTCGGATAATAACCTGTCATCAATAGGTATTCGGCTATTACTTTGTACTTGATGAGAAAGGGGTTGCCTCCTAGTTTAAGGGCATCCGCTTTGATTTTGTCCGGGCCTGGTGCCTTCTTGTTTTTAAAACGCCTCAGCATTAATTTGATTTCCTCTATGGTTGTAGGGTCAAGAGGCTGAAATGGTGTAGTCTTTTCTGTGCCCCTGTCTTCGTTGTTTATCTCAGCTTCCGTGACGATTGCTGCGTCGACTAGGGCGTTTATGGTTTCTTCTTCGCTGTTGCAACCCTCAATGTGGGGAAGTCTCTGTACTGGGGCCTTTAGGTTACGTTGCATTCGCCACATCTGGGTTCTGTTATCGCGTGCATCGTTTATAAGCCGTGTCCATTTATCGTTGCTGTATTCCGCTAATGCCTGTTGAACCAGACGTTTCAGACGATTGTAGTTTCTTCTTTGTTCTGTTATAACGTCCTGGTTAAATCGTAGTCGCCACGCTTTTCTTTTTGCTTTATTTCTTTCGTTGATCAATTTATTGATATGTTCTGGGAGTTGATCTCTTCTATTGTTCTCATGTAGTGGTGCATACTTATCCAGTGTTTCGGTAATAGCTTTTTCTAGTTGTAGTATGTATTCTTCGCATTCAACGTCGGATGTAATTTTCTTTGGTAGATGCATAGTTTTATTCCATAGGGTTTGTTGAAATTGTTGTTTGAGTTCTTCATTGTTTGTGATAGCGCGGGTATTTCTCACCAGTGTTTTCTCTACGTCCACTACTATATTTAGATCCAGTAGCCAGGGCATATGATCAGAGCCGACCGATGTTATTTGTCGACATGTTATGGTGTCAAAAGCTTGTGTATCGAGCGAGAAGATAGCCGCATCGAGGATACCATAGCCCGTACTGTTAGGTCGCGAGGGTAAGCCAGTGTGGTGTATGGTGCACACGTCGGAGTTACAGAGGTCGCGAATGAGTATTCCTGCTCCTTCGTCTCTCGTCTGGTTGAGAGTAGTCATTTTAAGGTTAAGGTCCCCGATGGTGATGTTCGGAGCTTCGGTTATAATGTTTTCTAGCTCATCATTAAGTGCTTTGGTGTCAACGTGATCTGATCTGTGTGGTATGTATATTCCCTTCACTTTTATAGATGCCCCGGTCAGGTGATCATAAATAAGGTTGATAGCGACGCCTTCGATGAGGCGATCTATTTCCTCTGTTCCTGGGGTTACATCGGTCTGACTCCACCGCATTTCTCGCATCACGTACATGGCTGTGGTTAGATGCGGTGCGACCGAGTGAGTAATCCTATCGTAATTCAGGAGGTTCATGCGGACTTTAGAAAAGTCTACGCGGCACTCATTGACCACGATTATATGTGGTTTATAGCGGTCGGCTAGAGACTTGAGCTCAAGGAATTTGCGTCGGAGTCCTTGCGCATTGAGGTGCAATATGCGCAATTTATGGTATCGATACCTCGGATTTTTTACTGATAATTCTGATGAGGATTTCATGCTGTAGCTGTAGTTGatataatatttgtttcatGGTTGTTTGCAACTCTTGCCATAGGGGCTCTGTGCTATTGTCTTTAATTAATTGTTCATTTTGTTGCTTTGGTGGCTGATACTGAGATTGTGATATGGATATCTGTTTGGTGGGTAGCGATGGAAATTGTGACGTGGAGGTTATGTCCAAGTGCAAGGCGTTTTCCCGGTTGTTTCCCATTGTTGCATATCTACGTTCAgctatttctttttgtttccTGACTTTTTCTTCGTGTTGTGTCATTTGGCGGTCCACTGCCTTCTTGAACTTCTCGCATTTAGCTTGGTTGGCCCTATGTCCAGGTTTTTTGCATGATGTACATATTTGGATCTCTACGCCTTCTTCGTTTAGGATTGTGGATGTAGGGTGTTTCTTCTCACCGTGACACGCAGATGTCGCATGCGTAAAGAGGAAACATCTCTTACATTGTACTACTCTCCTAGGGTCATCTTTGTATTCCTGGGGCTTCATACTAAAAGCCCCGAAGTATGCGTGCTTTGTTGTTTTCATGAGCGTGGCGATTTCATTGTATGAGTGGGCACCATCGAAGATAAATAGTTGTAGGTTACCTTTGATAGTCCTCATTTTGAGCGGTCTCACACCGATGCACCTCTCCATTTCTTCAAGGCATGCCTCATTCGTCTCATCGTAGATATTCGTGTTGAGCACAACCTTCGTATGGTGGATTTGCTGGGCTTTAGGGACGCGTGCAATGAAGCGGAGCCCGTCGTCAAGATTCCTCAGTTCGTCTATAATTGCCTTCCTTATATCCGCAGTGTATACGCGGATCGTGATCGTTCTTTTGTTAGGAGCCATGGTGTGTCTTGCCCCGTGTTCTGTGGTTAGTTTTCTGATTTTATTAAGGAATTCCGGATCGCTGATTTTCTTTACGTCCGTTATAATTATGTCAGGGATGTGAATAGGTTGTGTGGTTACTCTCGGTTGACGCTGGGTAACTGTCGCTTTGGGAGATACgacgcttctttttcttttcttgggTTTGGGTGAGGTGGGTGAGGTGGAAGTAGCTAGGTTATTATCTTCTTCCCTTTCCAGTTCATCTTTATGCTCATTTTCGATGGAGAGCGAAGCGAAGCTATTGCTTATTGTTATACCGGGCTGTTGCGAGGTAACCCTCTTCTTGGCGGCGCGCGAAGGCACTGTCACATTTTTCAGCTGATTGCGAGCTCGCACGAATGCGGTGGCAGCTTCCTTACGCCACGCGTGTGCTGGTGGAGTGCGCTGATGCGGTCGCACGGCGGTAGCGTCCGCACCGCCTGGTGAGTGTGCCGCATTAGTGACACCAAGCGCGTGACGCGACGTACTCCTCATAGCAAGATCCAGTGACGACTTAGCACTTGTATGCGTTGTATGGATGGCTTTGGGTAGTTTTTTGTATTCTGATATGACTTTGTTCACTATACCACATTCACAGGTTACATGTTCTTCACTTAGAAGTCCCATGATTGGTATGTATTTCACATTTATCTGCCCGCTGCATTTGCGGCAgtcaatcttatttattttgcaaaaatttATATTACACGAGTATACGTTgattttattttcactttttactAATTGTCCATTTGAGATTTCTGCTgatattttcagaaaacatttcaCAGCACTTCTCTTATTACAAAATCTACAGTTCAATTGTTTAATCTTTGTTTGGAGTCCCTGCCACTCATGGAattttttaatatcattaattttaGCGCAGTGCCAACAGACCACTGCATATTGTCCATAATTACCAGGCGAAAGTTCACTTACATTTAGTATACTTAATTTATATTCATTATCCTTAGTATTTATCACGATTGCACTATCCGTGTCCATTTCACTAGTTTCATTGTTTTCAGGAGAGCCTGAAATACCTCTTGAGAACGCTGAACTCTTTAGGTTTTCTTTTAGCTTATTACTTGATTCTTCCGTCGATGTCTTGAAGCGAAAATTGCCCCCCCCAGAATCCGAAGGGCTGCCTGAACACTGTCCTGTCTTTTGGACAAGACACTGTTCAGGGAGGGATTCTCCGCATGTTACGGTACCCTCCTGGGGTAGTCTGTTTTGTATTTCCGCCATTTCATAGAAGATTGACTGATCCACAGCTTTGTCTTTTGTCTCGTGTAAGATCCCTTAGGCCGCATCTTCCTGGATTCAAGGCACGCCCATGCCTACTGGTTTTGGTTCGCGCTAGGTATTTCATTTCCCTAGTACCACCCATATCTGGGAGGCATTCCCCTATCCACCACCTGGGGACGCGGCCGATGGGAGGACCAGCAACTCCACACGGCTTATTAATATAGGTATAATACAAAGtattacccccttactaataaaaagttacatgcTTGTAGTTGTTGCACACTGACTCACTTTATGTCCATGGTAGAAGAACAATTATCCACTATTTCTATACCTaccctttttttttcttttttttttttacaaatgtcCTAATTACGTTTAACTGTCTCATAGAGCatggtcctgggttcgattcccgggttgGTCAGTATTGTTGGGTTTTTCTGTAAGAAACTCTCATTAGCAGCCCAGAGGTTTGAAATCTGCCCAGTATTATAACTGTACAAacatcatgttttttttattttcaggcaAACAAGATGATAGTTCCGAGAAATCAGTATTACCTGCACCTGAAGAACCTGGGAATGCTCCAACATTCAGTACCAGCTATGCTGCATTGAAACAAACAGTGGCAGGTACTACAGATCATttataaattctaataattgcTACCTATCTTCTTTTAGGATAATAAGAGGTGTTTATTATACTTATTCTTTATCTTTTTAGGCAAGTTTGGTGAAATGTATAGTGAGGAACTATTTCACGAACCTcaatctttaaataaaaaagccGACTTTCTAGATTATAGATggactacactgaactgtcccaccaaacacattgacagGGGTACGCCCCACCATCGTTCGACTATTAAagtttccaacgtggcaaaaatcggaaccagcaatCCAGTATTgacgcccccctgtcaatgtcatgggtgAGACAATTCGTTGTAGTTCATTTATATCACCAACATGACAGGTAGGTACTAAAACACTTTTACATTATGAAGAGTAGGTATAATTAAatatagtatacagggtggaattttgtaatgccacctgaagggaaagtttccttttaatactgtaaatagaaaatattactcaaagaaaacattccttcatcttttaaaagaaaaagaactacctacattcaaagatttcctaAATTTTTTCGAAAGTTCACCACCATAGCATaacattttctgtaaataattaaaataatttaagatattatcatggttttcctttcatttcatttatttattttgttagaaagatttcatccttatacttaaccctaacgatcgatgcaataaaaatgcagggtgtaatttttaatagattttagttggttcgattctcgGGTGTAGCAAgaaaattttttaattttcagagAAACCTGAAGAACCTGTGGATGCTCCAGCTATCAATCCAGCATTCAGTACCAGCTATTCTGCATTTAGACCAACAGTGGCAGGTACTACAGATCATTATTATAAATTCCAATAATTGCTATCTTCTTTTAGGTTAATAAGAGGTGTTTAATATACTTATTCTTTATATTTTTAGGCAAGTTTGGTGAAATGTATAGTGAGGAACTATTTCACGAACCTcaatctttaaataaaaaagccGACTTTCTAGATTATAGATggactacactgaactgtcccaccaaacacattgacagGGGTACGCCCCACCATCGTTCGACTATTAAagtttccaacgtggcaaaaatcggaaccagcaatCCAGTATTgacgcccccctgtcaatgtcatgggtgAGACAATTCGTTGTAGTTCATTTATATCACCAACATGACAGGTAGGTACTAAAACACTTTTACATTATGAAGAGTAGGTATaattaaatatacagggtggaattttgtaatgccacctgaagggaaagtttcctcttaatactgtaaatagaaaattttactcaaagaaaacattccttcttttttgaaaagaaaaagaactacATGCAAAGATTTCCGAAATTTTTTCGAAAGTTCACCACCATAGCATaacattttctgtaaataattaaaataatttaagataataataatatcatggttttcctttcatttcatttatttattttgttagaaagatttcatccttatacttaaccctaacaatcgatgcaataaaaatgcagggtgtaatttttaacagattttagttggttcgattctcgggtgtagcaagcaaattttttaattttcagagAAACCTGAAGAACCTGTGGATGCTCCAGCTTTTAGTCCAGCATTCAGTGCCAGCTATTCTGCATTTAGACCAACAGTGGCAGGTACTACAGATCATATTATAAATTCCAGTAATTGCTATCTTCTTTTAGGTTAATAAGAGGTGTTTGTTATActtattctttattttttcaGGCAATTGTGGTGAAGAAATATTTCACGAAGCTCAATCCTTAAATGAAAGAAGCACATTATCACCAACTATGACAGGTACTAAACACTTTTACATTATGAAGAGTAGGTCAAGCCGAaacccagaggtagagcatcactagagcTATCCTAATCACTCCCATGTAAGTTCCgggatttttgatagttttcaagTTATGCTTGTTTAAAATTTCTGCGCTTAgtcacttttttggtcactgtggcgcgaatTGTCAAATaacatgcctgatttttttattattattagatgaatagattagctgattcagaagtatttacatccataacacgaatgtaaactaaaatcctgtatgttgtaaaaaaaatcataactcgaaaactatcacaAGTCGCGGTGAtctgggtagccctagtgatttTCTACCTCTgtgcttcggcttgacacttcTTTTTGGGACACTCTgtatatgttacagtcaaaacacAATGTTCAAAACGACTATTGGACTGATTTTCGCAATCAAAAGTgtttttgaccgattatgaatTTTGAATAACATAAACACAATAGAGAAAATTGTATAGACAATTTATATACGAAACTAGCATGAAAGCATGGAGTGAGCATTTTAAATGAGATCAGTAATTGTGTGTAACAAATCAATAACAATTTTACTCATACCAATCATGTTAATCAagacttaaaattattacagaTAACTGCGCAAGAATCATAGCTTCAGAACACAATTATTGCCTAGCAGAAAAGAAAGCAACGAAAGAAAAGAAAAGTAAGTTTTTGTATGTTCGTTCGtacgtttcagccgaaagacgtccactgctgaacaaaggcctcccaagcATTTCTACAAACAAACAAGGTTTTTGtacgatttttatgaaattactaGACAAGGGACTCTCTAGAGTACAGAGATCTTCCACTTTAGCAACCCCCAATCACTAGGGTAATATTATGGCTGTATTTGTGATACCTAGCTAGAACTGACAGACAAAAATCATAGGTCAAAACATAACAAATATGATGGATtagtttttgttaaataaactttttgaaaataagtttagaataaaaatattcatggggtccgtggccgagtcccctagtattcgacgcacccgtagttgaagcccccgatttaaataaatttaatatcatatttttttcggcttttgcactaagtacagtcaacgaaaaccatgcatgtctgacgctatttaaaatgatgaatttaattttttgttaaaaatacttaaaacttttataattaaaacttttatttgtagttagttaaatgtagagagagtagagttattttaaagactgactgttacaattattttgattaggtaaaacgatttccatgttattataggtaaataaaacttatgataaaatatgataggttaaaataaaacctattattttttaagtatcactatggtaaaataatattaaacatttatttg
It encodes the following:
- the LOC135086428 gene encoding uncharacterized protein LOC135086428, coding for MPKRCVFGCPYTKPYHQFPHPERNPDRFKAWVHIAGGKLDSEEDYELYRKKVVCDIHFTEKDKNRNNRLNFLAVPSLHLPGKQDDSSEKSVLPAPEEPGNAPTFSTSYAALKQTVAEKPEEPVDAPAINPAFSTSYSAFRPTVAEKPEEPVDAPAFSPAFSASYSAFRPTVAGNCGEEIFHEAQSLNERSTLSPTMTDNCARIIASEHNYCLAEKKATKEKKNNRRQQLMPSLLLNQLKTTRRKIKVLQSTLLRSQKRNKNFKARLVDAEKISTDVLLRKVTQKMTTAAKIFTKMQYTQTSKKPSGRRFSLEEKVLSLSLYKKSPRSYPLLAKFFTLPSTKSLKRLLTKIENENENENENEKFLLLH